In Pochonia chlamydosporia 170 chromosome Unknown PCv3seq00009, whole genome shotgun sequence, a genomic segment contains:
- a CDS encoding RTA1 like protein (similar to Metarhizium robertsii ARSEF 23 XP_007823960.1) gives MTSQLPPGVIVFGADENCTLDTCPVTWSIYGYQPSRAANATFLVLYVVAGIVHGYLGIRWRSWGFMTGMLLGCLCEIIGYAGRLMLWKNPFSYPGFMIQIICLTIAPVFFTASIYVTLSKTIVHLAPELSRFKPKLYYWIFIPFDVTCLLLQAAGGAMSTDSNGSNQVGVNISLAGLILQVIVLTIFVGFFADFMIRYFRSSHTKKFGWRLKAFFSGLSTAIILILSRCAYRVAELQDGYSGSLIKEQIPFIILEGVFVFLATISLCFGHPGLVFKKRATDASPDCSLEGGNSTYQQK, from the exons ATGACGAGCCAACTCCCCCCCGGCGTGATCGTCTTTGGTGCCGACGAAAATTGCACACTTGATACATGCCCGGTGACATGGAGCATTTACGGCTACCAGCCGTCTCGTGCTGCAAATGCAACCTTTCTTGTGCTCTACGTCGTGGCCGGTATAGTTCATGGCTATCTCGGTATTCGCTGGAGAAGTTGGGGCTTCATGACCGGCATGCTTCTGGGATGCCTTTGTGAAATTATCGGATATGCGGGGCGGCTCATGCTTTGGAAGAATCCCTTCTCTTATCCTGGATTCATGATCCAAATCA TTTGCCTTACAATCGCCCCTGTGTTTTTCACGGCCTCAATTTACGTCACCCTTTCAAAAACTATCGTCCATCTTGCGCCTGAACTTTCTCGGTTCAAGCCCAAGCTCTATTATTGGATCTTTATTCCCTTTGATGTTACCTGCTTGTTGCTTCAAGCCGCGGGAGGCGCAATGTCTACAGACTCTAATGGTAGTAATCAG GTCGGAGTTAACATCTCTTTGGCGGGTCTCATTTTGCAGGTCATTGTCCTTACCATATTTGTTGGCTTTTTCGCCGATTTCATGATTCGGTACTTTCGATCTAGCCACACGAAGAAGTTCGGGTGGAGGCTCAAGGCGTTCTTTTCGGGCTTGAGTACCGCTATTATTCTTATTCTTAGCCGTTGCGCATATCGCGTTGCAGAGCTTCAGGACGGCTACAGTGGCTCGTTGATCAAGGAGCAAATCCCGTTTATCATTCTTGAGGGTGTGTTTGTCTTTCTTGCGACTATAAGTTTGTGCTTTGGACATCCTGGTCTGGTTTTCAAGAAACGAGCTACCGATGCAAGTCCCGATTGTAGTCTCGAAGGCGGAAATTCCACGTATCAACAGAAGTAG
- a CDS encoding multicopper oxidase (similar to Trichoderma reesei QM6a XP_006962053.1): MHWHGLTQGAYPFSDGTPQASQWPIPPNHFFDYELKSPNGTAGTYMYHSHVGFQASTAAGPLIIIDPITAPYKVDGERVILLQELFNKTDQEILTGLESTPVKSAGNPNTWLVNGKGISDYGITNSSSASLDVIEVEPGMTYRFRCVAATSTSLAMFGFENHTELDIIAADGDYTKPSRVHVVQIGSGQRYDVLFKSKTCDELRQLRKLDYYMQVERREDTNITSYAVLRYKNSCGPDAMFEDRLSLARNPTTSPVNLPPTINGYLDYALTPLRDDGNFPQANEVTRRVIINVQQVKRGYQLWTLNNNTWTEDAADPLPHTTPFEPYLVALYRNQTQYLPNYNASLLNGGLDPSTRTYPAKIGEVIEIVFQNLGSVDYNGTSNGSLDIHPWHAHGSHYWDIGGGDGAWSPATAEKQLAGTVPVRRDTTMLYRYNETTDPGAKSGWRAWRLRIDQPGVWMVHCHFLQHMIGGMQTVWVHGNASDILRVGQPDVQGYLTYGGDVYGNSSHAPRVLHFHELQ; the protein is encoded by the exons ATG cacTGGCACGGCCTAACGCAAGGTGCCTATCCATTTTCGGATGGCACGCCACAAGCCAGTCAATGGCCAATTCCCCCCAACCACTTTTTCGACTACGAGCTAAAGAGTCCCAATGGCACAGCTGGGACTTATATGTACCACTCTCACGTTGGATTCCAGGCCAGTACAGCGGCAGGACCACTGATTATTATCGATCCTATAACTGCGCCGTACAAAGTAGACGGCGAAAGAGTCATCTTATTACAGGAGCTCTTCAACAAAACAGACCAAGAAATTCTAACTGGTTTGGAATCTACACCGGTTAAGTCGGCTGGTAACCCAAATACGTGGTTGGTCAATGGTAAGGGAATAAGCGACTACGGCATTACCAACTCTTCATCTGCATCCCTAGATGTGATCGAGGTCGAACCAGGCATGACGTATCGTTTTCGGTGCGTAGCTGCGACGTCTACTTCTCTTGCGATGTTTGGCTTCGAGAACCATACAGAGCTTGATATCATTGCAGCAGATGGAGATTATACAAAGCCTTCTAGGGTACACGTCGTGCAAATAGGCTCCGGTCAGCGGTATGATGTGCTGTTTAAGAGCAAGACATGCGACGAGTTACGGCAATTGCGGAAGCTAGACTACTACATGCAAGTCGAGAGACGGGAAGATACGAACATCACCAGCTACGCAGTTTTGCGATACAAGAATTCGTGCGGACCCGATGCAATGTTTGAAGACCGCTTATCGCTCGCCAGGAATCCGACAACGAGCCCAGTAAACTTGCCGCCAACAATCAATGGATATCTCGATTATGCCTTGACGCCACTTAGAGACGATGGTAATTTTCCGCAAGCTAATGAAGTAACCCGTCGCGTCATTATCAACGTTCAACAGGTCAAGAGAGGGTACCAACTATGGACCCTTAATAACAATACGTGGACGGAAGACGCTGCAGACCCTCTCCCGCATACAACGCCATTCGAACCATACTTAGTAGCGTTGTACAGAAATCAGACCCAATATCTGCCTAACTACAACGCATCCTTGCTTAATGGAGGTTTAGATCCCAGCACGAGAACTTACCCGGCAAAGATAGGGGAGGTTATTGAGATCGTTTTCCAGAATCTAGGATCTGTTGATTACAATGGAACCTCAAATGGTTCGCTAGACATCCATCCCTGGCACGCCCACGGGTCTCACTATTGGGATATTGGCGGCGGAGACGGTGCCTGGAGTCCCGCCACTGCTGAAAAGCAACTTGCGGGCACAGTACCTGTACGAAGGGACACGACGATGCTCTACCGGTACAACGAGACGACGGACCCTGGAGCGAAGAGTGGATGGAGGGCATGGAGGCTACGTATTGACCAACCCGGCGTATGGATGGTACATTGCCACTTCCTACAACACATGATCGGAGGCATGCAAACAGTATGGGTGCATGGGAACGCAAGTGATATACTTCGGGTCGGGCAGCCAGACGTTCAGGGATATTTGACCTATGGGGGAGATGTATATGGAAATAGTAGCCATGCTCCACGCGTTTTGCATTTTCACGAGTTGCAATAG
- a CDS encoding general amino-acid permease GAP1 (similar to Aspergillus terreus NIH2624 XP_001213488.1), whose product MYLIFVSSRGHIHSVLLAGFRPYLVLKTGSYPRQLFRRDWVVEPSWKTRRIPQKPQNASGPCATSITCYKGLATVSCECGPKALPEKYADVPHLSKFGSGNAALMIKPPIELRLAPLLVHNGLFECSFLLWTSRRPGWKTKRALRSKFNRLDWVAKPAYSLRKSSFLASSRTNSGCPCTVIRWKKKKTHHRGTEQATAACRTNMPQLLSGLHKSPSPPLSMNQGSSMEVVEMGDYPILGDHRTYSNKPRRLLRFLDDFKRNDGDRFFPEHHLSPANSRTHSHHDYGGHFAELEIAQSGLARRLKGRHLQMIAIRTGLFVMSGASLATSGPASLFLAFLVAGVTMYCTCQALGELAVVFPIAGSFSSWATRFLDPSWEVGFSYALQWLISFPVEVVAASEVIAYWNTSLPRAIFVTVFVAFIISINMLGVKGYGEAEFIFAVVKITQGYIGFEYWRNPGAFNNGFKGFCSVLLSAMFAFSGTELIGLAAAETANPRKSLPMAIKQVFWRICLFYLSIVLLIGLVVRYNDPRLSTGTNNADANSSPLVIAFQEAGLQVFPSIINAVILISVLSVGNSAVFGSSRTLAALGALKQGPRILAYIDRRGRPLVAIFVAAVFGLLAYLSDLTERDKILEWLVGIGALSSVFTWGTICLCHIRFRRAWLSQQRGLNELPYRSHLGVAGSYLGLGLNATTVVIQIWVATVPIGHTTMSSSELARNAILKLFGGVLILVFYVVHKTVHRTRYVRSGRVDLDTGRQNYNVLLLEAQEKQHRARWPRWKRIYKILC is encoded by the exons ATGTATCTTATATTCGTCTCATCTAGAGGTCACATACACTCAGTCCTTCTTGCTGGATTTCGTCCTTATTTGGTTCTCAAGACGGGAAGCTACCCGAGA CAATTGTTCCGACGCGACTGGGTGGTGGAGCCGTCCTGGAAGACTCGACGAATCCCTCAAAAGCCTCAAAATGCCTCTGGCCCTTGCGCCACGAGTATAACATGTTACAAGGGGCTCGCAACCGTTTCGTGTGAATGTGGCCCGAAAGCTTTACCTGAAAAGTATGCAGATGTGCCACACCTGTCCAAATTTGGAAGCGGCAATGCCGCTCTTATGATCAAACCACCAATTGAACTCCGGTTGGCCCCATTGTTGGTCCACAATGGATTGTTCGAATGTTCCTTTCTTCTGTGGACTTCGAGAAGACCAGGGTGGAAAACAAAGCGAGCCCTGCGTTCCAAATTCAACCGGCTTGATTGGGTTGCCAAGCCCGCTTATTCCTTACGTAAATCAAGTTTTCTTGCTTCGTCTCGAACAAACTCTG GTTGCCCTTGTACGGTGATacggtggaagaagaagaagacgcatCACCGGGGCACCGAGCAGGCTACGGCCGCATGTCGCACGAACATGCCGCAACTCCTTTCGGGGCTTCACAAGAGTCCAAGCCCCCCTCTTAGTATGAACCAAGGCTCATCTATGGAGGTGGTCGAGATGGGCGATTACCCCATCTTGGGTGATCATAGGACGTATTCAAACAAACCACGGCGCCTATTACGATTTCTGGATGACTTCAAACGCAATGACGGCGACAGATTCTTTCCGGAACACCACCTTAGCCCTGCAAACTCTCGAACACATTCTCACCACGACTACGGTGGTCACTTTGCCGAGCTAGAAATAGCCCAGTCCGGTCTAGCAAGGCGCCTAAAAGGCCGACACTTGCAAATGATCGCGATAA GAACCGGCCTCTTTGTAATGAGTGGAGCGTCATTAGCGACGAGTGGTCCGGCATCGTTGTTTTTGGCGTTTCTCGTCGCGGGAGTCACAATGTACTGTACCTGCCAGGCTTTGGGCGAGTTGGCCGTTGTATTTCCCATTGCCGGATCATTCTCCTCTTGGGCAACCCGCTTCCTAGATCCTTCGTGGG AAGTTGGTTTCAGTTATGCCTTGCAGTGGCTTATTTCATTTCCAGTTGAGGTTGTGGCTGCTTCCGAGGTCATCGCATACTGGAATACGTCTTTACCGCGAGCAATATTTGTGACGGTATTTGTTGCGTTTATTATATCTATTAATATGCTCGGGGTAAAAGGATATGGCGAAGCGGAGTTCATCTTTGCGGTGGTCAAGATCACT CAAGGGTACATCGGATTTGAATACTGGAGAAACCCTGGAGCCTTTAACAATGGCTTTAAGGGTTTCTGCAGTGTTTTACTAAGTGCCATGTTTGCATTTAGCGGTACTGAACTCATAGGGCTAGCGGCGGCCGAGACAGCCAACCCCAGAAAATCCCTCCCAATGGCGATAAAGCAAGTCTTTTGGAGAATATGCCTCTTCTATCTTAGCATTGTTTTGCTTATTGGGTTGGTTGTGAGATACAATGACCCAAGGCTTTCGACAGGAACAAACAATGCAGATGCAAATTCTTCTCCATTAGTTATTGCCTTTCAGGAAGCGGGCCTGCAGGTGTTCCCTTCGATCATAAACGCGGTAATCTTGATTTCCGTTTTATCTGTCGGAAATTCGGCAGTGTTTGGTTCGTCTAGGACACTCGCGGCTCTGGGTGCACTCAAACAAGGCCCTAGAATACTGGCCTACATAGATCGACGGGGTCGGCCGCTTGTGGCAATATTCGTTGCGGCCGTTTTTGGGCTCCTTGCCTACCTCTCTGATCTGACGGAAAGAGACAAAATATTGGAATGGTTAGTAGGTATTGGGGCCTTGTCAAGCGTATTTACTTGGGGTACCATATGCCTCTGTCACATCCGATTCCGGCGCGCCTGGCTATCACAACAACGAGGTCTTAATGAACTCCCATACCGCTCTCATCTTGGTGTGGCTGGTTCGTACTTGGGACTTGGCCTCAATGCCACTACAGTGGTTATTCAGATCTGGGTTGCAACAGTACCAATTGGTCATACGACAATGTCCTCCTCGGAGCTGGCAAGAAACGCCATACTCAAACTCTTTGGAGGTGTGTTGATTCTGGTATTTTATGTCGTCCACAAGACGGTTCACAGGACGAGGTACGTCCGCTCTGGTCGTGTTGATCTTGATACAGGGCGTCAAAACTATAACGTTCTTCTTTTGGAGGCCCAAGAAAAACAACATCGAGCCAGGTGGCCGAGGTGGAAGAGAATTTATAAAATATTATGCTAG
- a CDS encoding acyl-protein thioesterase (similar to Metarhizium acridum CQMa 102 XP_007815021.1), with amino-acid sequence MSQPQQSSCLPGPGEPIFIVNPTAPHTYTLILLHGLGSNGEKFGAELLQTGVSSSGHKLTALFPGARFVFPTSKRRRSSAFGRSVLTQWFDIARLEDPSYRQERQLQGLAESAQEIMDILANELKKVPPQNLIIGGLSQGCAMSLAILLSLKQSIGGYIGMCGYLTYQSALEIAISDEDIDEDNPFYDPEETEMQDKSVKAQTFQRDLLSLQPLDNPMQSLTASRTPVFLGHGSNDNKVPIKLGLAAANAVQNAGYTVMWKRYEGEGHWYKIPDEIDDIIEFIVSKVGWQAAATSSNTTPSIY; translated from the coding sequence ATGTCGCAACCTCAGCAATCGTCATGCCTTCCTGGCCCTGGCGAGCCAATTTTTATCGTCAATCCAACAGCACCGCATACTTACACCCTCATCCTACTACACGGTCTTGGTTCTAATGGGGAAAAGTTTGGGGCCGAGCTCTTGCAGACTGGCGTTTCATCGTCGGGGCACAAACTCACAGCGCTATTCCCTGGGGCCCGGTTTGTTTTCCCAACTTCCAAGCGTAGGCGGTCTAGCGCTTTTGGAAGATCCGTTCTGACACAATGGTTCGATATTGCGCGCCTTGAAGATCCCTCATACCGTCAAGAAAGACAACTGCAGGGCTTGGCCGAATCCGCACAAGAAATCATGGACATTTTGGCCAACGAGTTAAAAAAAGTGCCCCCACAGAACCTGATTATCGGTGGTCTGAGCCAAGGTTGTGCCATGTCCCTTGCAATCTTGCTAAGCCTGAAGCAGTCTATAGGCGGTTACATCGGCATGTGCGGCTATCTTACATATCAATCAGCTCTTGAAATCGCTATTTCAGACGAGGACATTGATGAAGACAATCCATTTTACGATCCCGAGGAAACAGAAATGCAAGACAAAAGTGTTAAGGCTCAGACCTTCCAAAGAGACCTACTTTCCTTACAGCCTCTTGATAACCCAATGCAGAGTTTAACAGCGTCCCGGACACCAGTCTTTCTTGGGCATGGAAGTAACGACAATAAAGTTCCCATCAAGCTGGGACTTGCAGCGGCAAATGCCGTGCAGAACGCGGGTTATACAGTGATGTGGAAACGATATGAAGGCGAAGGCCATTGGTACAAAATCCCAGATGAAATTGACGACATCATCGAGTTTATCGTGTCCAAGGTGGGATGGCAAGCAGCGGCAA